Proteins encoded within one genomic window of Anastrepha ludens isolate Willacy chromosome 4, idAnaLude1.1, whole genome shotgun sequence:
- the LOC128861939 gene encoding zinc finger BED domain-containing protein 4-like has protein sequence MIKGVQDSGYDSGRCFIHSLQRAIEESLKSQPEVLQMIAAARRIVTHFNHSGLAEQKLKSIQQELNLPNHQLVQDVRTRWNSTYYLMERLLEQKRAISLYITDHENLINLTHAQWELLEQCIKLLKPFEEITKITSSGISCISEVIPHAVTLLKYLGKAETAEKVPNLVTMRSSLHAELERRFSFDGKNKYLVATFLDPRFKTSFLGLVQAEKARQKILLEALKISCDESSSTDDDSSPIRKKRNLNENDRTMEIHDSFWNCFEEVATDNMRNANNEEDVERNTVVNELDFYLKTGRLDRKANPYKWWLANENQYPNLSKFAKVYLSSPGSSVYSERLFSEAGNIYDEKRNRLLPKNAEKLVFIHHNLPLINFKY, from the coding sequence ATGATCAAAGGTGTGCAAGATTCAGGATATGATTCAGGCAGGTGCTTTATTCATTCACTGCAACGAGCTATAGAGGAGTCGCTAAAATCTCAACCAGAAGTACTACAGATGATAGCTGCTGCGAGACGAATTGTTACCCATTTTAATCATTCTGGCTTAGCAGAGCAGAAACTTAAATCCATTCAACAAGAACTTAACTTGCCAAATCACCAACTAGTACAAGATGTAAGAACACGCTGGAATTCTACGTATTATTTAATGGAGCGATTATTAGAACAAAAGCGAGCTATCTCCTTGTACATAACAGatcatgaaaatttaataaatctgaCGCATGCTCAATGGGAACTATTGGAACAATGTATCAAACTCCTCAAACCATTTGAAGAGATTACAAAAATAACCAGCTCAGGTATCTCATGCATCTCTGAAGTGATACCACATGCAGTAACATTATTAAAATATCTGGGAAAAGCAGAAACAGCTGAGAAAGTACCAAATTTAGTAACAATGAGATCTTCACTGCATGCCGAGCTTGAAAGGCGATTCAGCTTCGatggaaaaaacaaatatcTGGTAGCTACTTTTCTGGATCCTCGCTTCAAAACGAGTTTCCTAGGATTGGTTCAAGCAGAAAAAGCAAGACAAAAAATTCTTCTAGAAGCTCTGAAAATAAGTTGTGATGAATCTAGTAGTACCGATGACGATTCTTCTCCAATTCGTAAAAAAAGAAACTTGAATGAAAATGATAGAACTATGGAAATACACGACAGTTTCTGGAACTGCTTTGAGGAAGTCGCTACAGATAATATGCGAAATGCTAATAATGAGGAGGACGTGGAGCGGAATACTGTGGTAAACGAgttggatttttatttgaaaacaggTCGCCTAGATCGGAAGGCCAATCCTTACAAGTGGTGGTTAGCAAATGAAAACCAATACCCAAACCTTTCGAAATTCGCTAAAGTTTATCTTTCTTCTCCTGGAAGTAGCGTGTATAGTGAGAGGTTATTTTCTGAGGCTGGTAACATTTACGATGAAAAGCGTAATCGTTTGCTACCAAAAAATGCTGAAAAGCTTGTTTTTATCCATCACAACTTACCACTGATCAATTTTAAATACTAA